Proteins encoded by one window of Polaribacter haliotis:
- the dnaK gene encoding molecular chaperone DnaK — MSKIIGIDLGTTNSCVSVMEGNEPVVIPNSEGKRTTPSIVAFVEGGERKIGDPAKRQAVTNPTKTVYSIKRFMGNKFSESSKEVKRVPYKVVKGDNDTPRVDIDGRLYTPQEISAMVLQKMKKTAEDYLGADVSEAVITVPAYFNDAQRQATKEAGEIAGLKVRRIINEPTAAALAYGLDKSNDDKKIVVFDFGGGTHDVSILELGDGVFEVLATDGDTHLGGDDVDEKIINWLAEEFKADENMDLREDPMSLQRLKEAAEKAKIELSSTTSSEINLPYITATASGPKHLVRTLSRSKFEQLIDDLVKRTIEPCQTALKNADLTISDIDEVVLVGGSTRIPAVQEAVEKFFGKAPSKGVNPDEVVALGAAIQGGVLSGDVKDVLLLDVTPLSLGIETMGNVFTKLIDANTTIPTKKSQVFSTAVDNQPSVEIHVLQGERAMAADNNTIGRFHLDGLPPAQRGIPQIEVTFDIDANGIIKVSALDKGTNKSHEIRIEASSGLSEEEIEKMRKDAEANADADKAAKETAEKINEADSMIFQTEKQLKEFGDKLSDDKKAPIEAALVELKAAHESKDLAQIDTALATINEAWKVASEEMYAAQGSAEGANPGAEQQGAPEADAQGDNVEDVDFEEVK; from the coding sequence ATGAGTAAAATAATTGGAATCGATTTAGGTACAACAAACTCTTGTGTTTCTGTAATGGAAGGAAATGAGCCAGTTGTAATACCTAATTCAGAAGGAAAAAGAACGACACCATCTATTGTTGCCTTTGTTGAAGGAGGAGAACGTAAGATTGGTGACCCTGCAAAAAGACAAGCAGTAACAAACCCAACAAAAACAGTTTATTCTATTAAACGTTTTATGGGTAATAAATTCTCTGAATCTTCTAAAGAAGTAAAAAGAGTACCTTACAAAGTAGTTAAGGGAGATAATGACACACCAAGAGTAGATATTGATGGTCGTTTATATACGCCACAAGAAATTTCTGCAATGGTGTTACAGAAAATGAAAAAAACAGCAGAAGATTATTTAGGTGCTGATGTTTCTGAAGCAGTAATTACAGTTCCTGCATATTTTAACGATGCACAAAGACAAGCTACTAAAGAAGCTGGTGAAATTGCTGGTTTAAAAGTTAGAAGAATTATAAACGAGCCTACTGCTGCTGCATTAGCTTATGGATTAGATAAATCTAACGACGATAAGAAAATTGTTGTTTTTGATTTTGGTGGAGGAACACATGATGTTTCTATATTAGAATTAGGAGATGGTGTTTTTGAAGTATTAGCTACTGATGGAGATACACATTTAGGTGGAGATGATGTTGATGAAAAAATTATCAACTGGTTAGCTGAAGAATTTAAAGCGGATGAAAACATGGACTTAAGAGAAGATCCAATGTCTTTACAACGTTTAAAAGAAGCTGCAGAAAAAGCGAAAATCGAATTATCGAGCACAACTTCTTCTGAAATTAACTTACCATATATTACTGCTACTGCAAGTGGCCCAAAACACTTGGTAAGAACTTTATCTCGTTCTAAATTCGAGCAATTAATAGACGATTTAGTAAAGAGAACAATAGAGCCTTGTCAAACTGCATTAAAAAATGCAGATTTAACAATCTCTGATATTGATGAAGTAGTTTTAGTTGGTGGTTCTACAAGAATACCTGCTGTACAAGAAGCTGTTGAAAAATTCTTTGGAAAAGCACCTAGTAAAGGTGTAAACCCTGATGAAGTTGTTGCTTTAGGAGCTGCTATACAAGGTGGTGTTTTATCTGGAGATGTAAAAGATGTATTGTTATTAGACGTAACACCTTTATCTTTAGGAATTGAAACAATGGGTAATGTTTTCACAAAATTAATTGATGCAAACACTACTATTCCTACTAAAAAATCGCAAGTATTCTCTACAGCTGTAGACAACCAGCCTTCTGTTGAAATTCACGTTTTACAAGGTGAAAGAGCAATGGCTGCAGATAATAATACAATTGGTCGTTTCCATTTAGATGGTTTACCTCCAGCACAAAGAGGAATTCCTCAAATTGAAGTAACTTTCGATATTGATGCAAATGGTATTATTAAAGTTTCTGCTTTAGATAAAGGAACAAACAAATCTCATGAAATTAGAATTGAGGCTTCTTCTGGATTATCTGAAGAAGAAATCGAGAAAATGAGAAAAGATGCTGAAGCAAATGCAGATGCTGATAAAGCTGCTAAAGAAACTGCAGAAAAAATCAATGAAGCAGATTCTATGATTTTTCAAACAGAAAAGCAATTAAAAGAATTTGGAGACAAATTATCTGATGATAAAAAAGCCCCAATTGAAGCTGCTTTAGTTGAATTAAAAGCTGCACACGAATCTAAAGATTTAGCACAAATTGATACTGCATTAGCAACTATTAACGAAGCTTGGAAAGTTGCATCTGAAGAGATGTATGCTGCACAAGGTAGTGCTGAAGGAGCAAATCCTGGAGCAGAACAGCAAGGTGCACCAGAAGCAGATGCTCAAGGAGACAATGTTGAAGATGTAGATTTCGAAGAAGTAAAGTAA
- a CDS encoding NAD(P)/FAD-dependent oxidoreductase: MNIPQTSFPRVVIIGGGFAGLAAAKGLEKQELQVVLIDKHNYHTFQPLLYQVATGGLEPDSIAFPLRKRFNDVDNFYFRLAEVVQINPEKNLVETSIGDLEYDELIIATGSTTNFFGNTNIQKYAMEMKSVPQSLNIRSLILENFEEALLTSNFEERNALMNFVIVGGGPTGVELAGALAEMKKGILPKDYPDLDIRQMQINLIQSSGEILKGMSAKASEKAEDFLIDLGVNVWKNLRVLDYDGKTVTTNGVDHFKAETVIWAAGVKGQTIEGLNAECVIERAARIKVDEYNKVLNYDNVYAVGDVACMSSEKTPYGHPMMAQPAIQQGKLVAKNILGKLFNKKQKPFVYNDKGSMATIGRNKAVVDLPKWKFQGIFAWFVWMFVHLFSLIGFRNKAIVFLNWVYNYIRFDRETRLIIRPYKKKNKYSFREQL, encoded by the coding sequence ATGAACATTCCACAAACTAGTTTTCCAAGAGTTGTAATTATTGGTGGAGGATTTGCAGGTTTAGCTGCTGCAAAAGGATTAGAAAAACAAGAATTGCAAGTTGTTTTAATTGATAAGCATAATTATCACACATTTCAACCTTTACTATATCAAGTTGCTACAGGAGGTTTAGAGCCAGATTCCATCGCTTTTCCATTAAGAAAACGTTTTAACGATGTAGATAATTTCTATTTTAGATTGGCAGAAGTTGTACAAATAAATCCTGAAAAAAATCTGGTTGAAACTTCAATTGGAGACTTAGAATATGACGAATTAATAATTGCAACTGGTTCTACAACCAACTTTTTTGGAAATACCAATATTCAGAAATATGCAATGGAAATGAAATCTGTTCCACAATCTTTGAATATTAGAAGTCTAATTTTAGAGAATTTTGAAGAGGCTTTATTAACATCAAACTTTGAAGAAAGAAACGCGTTAATGAACTTTGTTATTGTTGGTGGTGGACCAACAGGAGTGGAATTAGCAGGTGCTTTAGCAGAAATGAAAAAGGGAATTCTACCAAAAGATTATCCTGATTTAGACATCAGACAAATGCAAATAAACCTGATACAAAGTTCTGGAGAAATTCTAAAAGGAATGAGTGCTAAAGCATCCGAAAAAGCAGAGGATTTTCTAATTGATTTGGGTGTAAATGTTTGGAAAAATTTACGTGTTTTAGATTACGATGGAAAAACGGTTACCACAAATGGAGTAGATCATTTTAAAGCGGAAACTGTTATTTGGGCTGCAGGTGTTAAAGGACAAACCATTGAAGGTTTAAACGCAGAATGTGTTATAGAAAGAGCTGCAAGAATTAAAGTTGATGAATATAACAAAGTTTTAAATTACGATAATGTTTACGCAGTTGGAGATGTTGCTTGCATGTCTTCAGAAAAAACACCTTATGGACATCCAATGATGGCACAACCTGCTATTCAACAAGGAAAATTAGTTGCGAAAAATATTTTAGGGAAATTATTCAACAAAAAACAAAAACCTTTTGTTTATAACGACAAGGGTTCCATGGCTACAATTGGACGAAATAAAGCAGTGGTAGATTTACCAAAATGGAAATTTCAAGGAATTTTTGCTTGGTTTGTTTGGATGTTTGTACATCTTTTTTCTTTAATTGGTTTTAGAAATAAAGCCATTGTATTTCTAAATTGGGTATATAATTACATTCGTTTCGATAGAGAAACACGTTTAATAATTCGTCCTTATAAAAAGAAAAACAAGTATTCTTTTAGAGAGCAATTATGA